A genomic window from Fibrobacter sp. includes:
- a CDS encoding glycoside hydrolase family 18 protein, with product MLNKVYAILLFSATILLAAEFRVDAYYPNWLQYSQFTPTDVRYSFLTDIHYGYFVPSEDGSSLTNADESDEPNFKKLLELAKQNKVGVIAIVGGAGNEESMKAVASSDDACSKLAETVKSFAEASGLKGVELDWIPSEDSEYKAWGKLVVSLANAGLSVYASAVGSEEAASAYPAEALSQLAGLMVSFTDQASADEEKVVPNSNFAKAKDVLKTYSSKLASEKIIPVVPMYGKSFYKATGLGSAHEGVGSGNEGYLQYKDLMTAFDTPDYKVSFDEASLSEVAVSATETVVFNGIPSMKAMATFVKENGFGGVAMYDISGDHKEPIVSLLVTVGQILRPSIDYQPKKKKK from the coding sequence ATGTTGAACAAGGTTTATGCGATATTGTTGTTCTCGGCCACGATTCTTTTGGCCGCCGAGTTTCGGGTAGATGCCTATTATCCCAACTGGTTGCAGTATTCTCAATTTACTCCAACAGATGTTAGGTATAGTTTTTTGACCGACATTCATTACGGTTATTTTGTCCCTAGTGAAGATGGTTCCAGCCTCACCAACGCTGACGAATCCGACGAACCGAATTTTAAGAAGTTGTTGGAACTGGCAAAGCAAAATAAGGTCGGAGTAATTGCTATTGTTGGTGGTGCCGGCAACGAAGAATCCATGAAAGCAGTTGCTTCTAGTGATGATGCCTGTTCGAAATTGGCTGAAACAGTCAAATCGTTTGCAGAAGCTTCTGGACTTAAAGGTGTTGAGTTAGATTGGATTCCGTCTGAGGATTCAGAATACAAGGCTTGGGGAAAGCTAGTGGTGTCTTTGGCCAATGCTGGGCTTAGTGTCTACGCCTCTGCGGTGGGCTCGGAAGAGGCTGCTTCGGCATACCCAGCTGAGGCCCTTTCTCAGCTGGCAGGCCTTATGGTGTCATTCACGGATCAGGCTAGTGCCGATGAGGAAAAAGTGGTCCCTAATTCTAATTTCGCAAAGGCTAAAGATGTGTTGAAGACATATTCCTCTAAGTTGGCCTCCGAAAAGATTATTCCTGTTGTCCCTATGTACGGCAAGTCTTTCTACAAGGCTACAGGTTTGGGCTCTGCACATGAGGGTGTGGGTAGTGGTAACGAAGGGTATCTACAGTACAAGGACCTAATGACAGCCTTTGACACCCCAGACTACAAGGTTTCTTTCGACGAGGCTTCCTTGAGTGAAGTTGCTGTAAGCGCGACGGAAACGGTTGTGTTTAATGGAATTCCGTCTATGAAAGCTATGGCTACCTTTGTCAAGGAAAATGGATTTGGCGGTGTTGCCATGTACGATATTTCGGGAGACCACAAGGAACCCATTGTGTCGCTTTTGGTGACTGTTGGCCAGATTTTGAGGCCTAGTATTGATTATCAACCCAAGAAAAAGAAAAAGTAA
- a CDS encoding T9SS type A sorting domain-containing protein: MKNLAIFGLAAASASLATGSLWNMTVDAYQVQVPGAVSCMASAADQDAKNACYQSTGGWWFAYTGDTKDGQTYSFSPIGTNLDGTYKIETTDETDGSILPGGNLQEGVGLVVTISAAGGSESAPAVAGIGFNYGKSDTESVSVADKTGFCLAYSWTGANPLSVELSQGPDDELAGWNTWDAKIPPATGGSASLTWDKFANGGTWGTPKTLDEVKAALHSLKIRIKNSAAAEEKGTLTISEVGYAEDGCGKGGSGTPSAIHAVAASSASAKATLSGRTLSFSGINSAATYEIVSLQGQVVKSGVVSSSINLSSLNAGVYMVRVAGKSVNMNQKILVK; the protein is encoded by the coding sequence ATGAAAAACCTTGCAATTTTTGGCCTTGCGGCCGCTTCTGCATCCCTTGCCACAGGTTCCCTTTGGAACATGACGGTTGATGCATACCAGGTCCAGGTGCCGGGTGCCGTTTCTTGTATGGCGTCTGCTGCTGATCAGGATGCTAAGAATGCCTGCTACCAGAGCACCGGTGGATGGTGGTTTGCCTATACTGGCGATACTAAGGATGGTCAGACCTATAGCTTCTCCCCCATCGGAACCAACCTTGATGGCACCTACAAGATTGAAACAACCGACGAAACCGATGGTTCTATCCTTCCCGGTGGCAACCTTCAAGAAGGTGTTGGCCTGGTTGTGACGATTTCTGCTGCTGGTGGTTCCGAATCGGCTCCGGCTGTGGCTGGCATTGGTTTCAACTATGGCAAGTCTGATACCGAGTCTGTCAGTGTTGCTGACAAGACTGGTTTCTGCTTGGCCTATTCTTGGACAGGTGCTAATCCGCTTAGCGTTGAATTGAGCCAGGGACCCGATGATGAGCTTGCTGGCTGGAATACCTGGGATGCCAAGATTCCGCCTGCAACCGGTGGTAGCGCCAGTCTGACTTGGGACAAGTTCGCAAACGGTGGTACCTGGGGTACTCCGAAGACTCTTGATGAAGTCAAGGCTGCCTTGCATTCCTTGAAGATTCGTATCAAGAACTCCGCTGCAGCCGAAGAGAAGGGTACGCTGACCATTAGTGAAGTTGGTTACGCCGAAGATGGTTGCGGTAAGGGCGGTTCCGGAACTCCTAGCGCTATCCATGCTGTTGCAGCTTCCTCTGCTTCTGCTAAGGCTACCCTTTCTGGTCGCACCCTTTCCTTCAGTGGCATCAACTCTGCTGCCACCTACGAAATCGTGAGCCTCCAGGGTCAGGTTGTCAAGAGCGGCGTCGTGTCCTCTTCTATCAACCTGTCTAGCTTGAACGCTGGTGTTTACATGGTTCGCGTTGCTGGCAAGTCTGTCAACATGAACCAGAAGATCCTCGTCAAGTAA
- a CDS encoding cellulase family glycosylhydrolase: MMIGLIKKIVAIATLASVGVWATPVSEHGQLSISGFDVVDKNGNPYILRGMSMFWDIWGFDRFYNSGVVSTLAGTSGTGWGANLVRAAIADFNVNLAKNMIDYTNNSGIYIIIDNHSHCAHKDVSSATNFFSQVSQYVSQKGYKHVMYEVFNEPLYENCNGATDTQSGGQKISWTTIKNYAKTVIATIRNNDKNGIIFVGTPNYSAGTEAARADPITGYSNIAYSLHFYASSPGHASYRYNLLRGKCNDFPIFITEWGTSESDGNGSFNRDMNDTWLSWVETVGVGWANWSISDKGETSSALTSGAGTSGNWSDGQISQSGKYVRNLMKTLNAGGSLESVGLSKSNIDCKILDGASTYEFVRTGIGTFGYMIEAENYLDSNNAKTVDYEKASNKRVSQSISVGQESSLTYALEEAPYEKGYYRFQVRLAADHDGYFTYSINGKYKDSVEYKSTGGLTSFEIKKSLIIVPRNEGAVLTVSWNGNVAVDYVFVGGLGSSDSVAFGLLEIGENGERTVLIPEEFSQEEEEVPSIIRKKEIPSSRISVHLSGKNLELNGVNSAVSLNVLDVQGRVLMKRQLVQSSGMVDLSALRPGVYVVRLKGSGISETKKIQLR, from the coding sequence ATGATGATTGGGCTGATAAAGAAAATAGTGGCTATAGCTACGCTTGCTTCTGTAGGCGTTTGGGCGACTCCGGTTAGTGAGCATGGACAGCTAAGCATATCTGGTTTTGATGTTGTTGACAAGAATGGGAACCCCTATATCCTTCGCGGAATGAGCATGTTCTGGGATATATGGGGGTTCGACCGGTTTTATAACTCTGGTGTGGTGAGCACTTTGGCTGGGACTAGCGGTACTGGCTGGGGAGCGAACCTGGTTCGTGCTGCTATTGCTGATTTCAATGTCAATCTTGCCAAAAATATGATTGATTATACAAACAATAGCGGCATTTACATAATCATAGATAACCATTCGCATTGTGCTCATAAAGATGTTTCCAGCGCTACAAATTTCTTTTCTCAGGTATCGCAATATGTGAGCCAGAAAGGGTATAAGCATGTGATGTACGAGGTGTTCAACGAACCCTTGTACGAAAACTGTAACGGGGCTACAGATACGCAAAGTGGTGGGCAGAAAATCAGCTGGACGACAATTAAGAACTACGCTAAGACCGTTATAGCGACTATACGTAACAATGACAAGAATGGCATCATCTTTGTGGGTACGCCCAACTACTCCGCAGGTACTGAGGCGGCAAGGGCTGATCCAATAACGGGCTATTCCAATATTGCCTATTCTTTGCACTTCTATGCATCGTCTCCTGGCCATGCTTCTTACAGGTATAATCTGTTGAGAGGAAAATGTAACGATTTCCCGATTTTTATTACAGAATGGGGAACTTCGGAGTCTGACGGAAACGGAAGTTTCAATCGCGATATGAATGATACGTGGCTTAGCTGGGTAGAAACTGTTGGTGTTGGTTGGGCAAACTGGTCTATCAGTGATAAGGGGGAAACCTCCTCTGCCCTGACATCTGGAGCGGGAACTAGTGGAAACTGGTCTGATGGCCAAATTAGTCAATCCGGAAAATATGTTCGCAATCTTATGAAAACACTTAATGCGGGTGGTTCGCTAGAAAGTGTTGGCCTTAGTAAGTCAAACATCGATTGTAAAATACTGGACGGAGCTTCAACATACGAGTTTGTCCGGACCGGAATTGGGACTTTTGGCTACATGATCGAGGCGGAGAATTATCTGGATTCAAACAATGCAAAAACAGTGGACTATGAAAAAGCCTCGAACAAGAGGGTTAGTCAGTCTATCAGTGTTGGCCAGGAATCGTCTTTGACTTATGCTCTTGAAGAAGCTCCTTATGAAAAAGGGTATTATAGATTCCAGGTTCGCCTGGCGGCAGATCATGATGGATATTTTACTTATTCTATAAATGGAAAATATAAGGATTCCGTGGAATATAAGTCCACGGGTGGATTGACCTCTTTTGAAATAAAGAAGTCCTTAATAATTGTCCCCCGGAACGAAGGTGCAGTTTTGACTGTTTCATGGAATGGAAATGTAGCTGTCGATTATGTATTTGTCGGGGGACTTGGATCTTCGGATAGCGTGGCCTTTGGACTTTTAGAGATCGGTGAAAATGGTGAAAGGACTGTGCTCATTCCAGAGGAATTCTCTCAAGAAGAGGAAGAAGTGCCATCCATAATTCGGAAAAAAGAAATTCCTAGTAGTCGTATTTCTGTTCACCTATCAGGTAAAAACTTGGAGCTGAATGGAGTGAACTCTGCGGTTTCTTTGAATGTATTGGATGTTCAAGGGCGTGTTTTGATGAAGCGTCAGTTGGTGCAAAGTTCTGGAATGGTAGACTTGAGCGCATTGCGCCCAGGAGTCTATGTTGTACGATTGAAAGGTTCCGGAATTTCGGAAACGAAGAAAATCCAGCTACGGTAG
- the rsmA gene encoding ribosomal RNA small subunit methyltransferase A, whose translation MDRARRRKFGQNFLDVPTAKLIAGDLPANEGDCVLEIGPGHGALTEHLLDRAVQLTAVEIDEQCVEFLEQKFQGRENFHIQNIDFLKFDLQAFLDAHEKPWVTGNLPYNVSTAIIAELMPKLHLTKGFMGMVQLEVAERICAAPCSSNYGSLSVLVSAYADTQILRKIGPEHFTPRPNVDSATMLLTPKADALQAPDGFFDFVRAAFTQKRKTLANSFGRAYDKKQIQEAIELLDYPTTVRAEELSPAQFLEFYKIIDKK comes from the coding sequence ATGGACAGAGCACGACGGCGCAAATTTGGCCAGAACTTTCTGGATGTCCCTACCGCAAAGCTGATTGCAGGGGACCTGCCGGCCAATGAAGGCGACTGCGTGCTGGAAATCGGCCCTGGGCACGGCGCCCTCACAGAGCACCTGCTGGACCGTGCCGTGCAACTCACTGCCGTCGAAATCGACGAGCAGTGCGTCGAATTTTTGGAACAAAAATTCCAGGGCCGCGAAAACTTCCACATCCAGAACATCGACTTCTTGAAGTTCGACCTGCAGGCCTTTCTGGACGCCCACGAAAAGCCCTGGGTCACGGGGAACCTCCCCTACAACGTTTCTACCGCCATCATCGCAGAACTCATGCCCAAGCTGCACCTGACCAAAGGGTTCATGGGCATGGTCCAGCTGGAGGTAGCCGAGCGCATCTGCGCCGCCCCCTGCAGCAGCAACTACGGAAGCCTTTCCGTTTTGGTGTCCGCCTACGCCGACACCCAAATCCTCCGGAAAATCGGGCCCGAGCATTTTACACCACGGCCCAACGTGGATAGCGCCACCATGCTGCTCACGCCCAAGGCCGATGCCCTGCAAGCCCCCGACGGATTCTTCGACTTTGTGCGGGCCGCTTTCACCCAAAAGCGCAAGACCCTTGCCAATTCTTTCGGCCGCGCCTACGACAAAAAGCAAATCCAGGAAGCCATCGAGCTCCTGGACTACCCCACCACGGTTCGCGCCGAAGAACTTTCTCCCGCACAGTTCCTGGAATTTTACAAAATAATCGACAAAAAATAG
- a CDS encoding adenosylhomocysteinase, with protein MEYKIKDINLAVEGRKELDLAETEMPGLMALRKEYAGKKPLAGARIMGSLHMTVQTAILIETLVDLGADVRWVSCNIFSTQDNAAAAVVVGKKGTIENPQGVPVFAWKGETLEEYWENTARALVWPDGKTADLIVDDGGDATMLVTCGAEFEDAGKVPEFNPATDSEEWGVFLATCKKIFEKDPKQWTRARETLRGVSEETTTGVHRLYQMAQAGRLKFPAINVNDSVTKSKFDNLYGCRHSLIDGINRATDVMMAGKIAVVCGYGDVGKGCAQSLRGQGARVIITEIDPICALQAAMEGYEVKTLDEVVSYADIFVTTTGNTGIISAAQMGKMKHRAIVGNIGHFDNEIDMAGLKKVPGIKRNEIKPQYDEWIFPDGHSILVLAEGRLLNLGCATGHPSFVMSASFTNQTIAQIDLWLNAQGKDTVAGIKYESGVVYTLPKILDEKVARLHLEKLGVHLTTLTKAQADYIGVPVEGPYKADHYRY; from the coding sequence ATGGAATACAAAATTAAGGACATTAACCTTGCAGTGGAAGGCCGCAAGGAACTCGACCTCGCCGAAACTGAAATGCCGGGCCTCATGGCTCTCCGCAAGGAATACGCTGGCAAGAAGCCGCTCGCTGGCGCGCGCATCATGGGTAGCCTCCACATGACCGTGCAGACCGCTATTTTGATTGAAACGCTTGTGGACCTCGGTGCCGACGTCCGCTGGGTCAGCTGCAACATCTTCAGTACGCAGGACAACGCTGCCGCCGCCGTCGTGGTGGGCAAGAAGGGAACGATCGAGAACCCGCAGGGCGTGCCCGTGTTCGCCTGGAAGGGCGAAACCCTCGAAGAATATTGGGAAAACACTGCCCGCGCCCTCGTGTGGCCCGATGGCAAGACTGCCGACCTCATCGTGGATGACGGCGGCGACGCCACCATGCTCGTGACCTGCGGCGCCGAATTCGAAGATGCCGGCAAGGTGCCCGAATTCAACCCCGCTACCGACAGCGAAGAATGGGGCGTGTTCCTCGCCACCTGCAAAAAGATTTTCGAGAAGGACCCGAAGCAGTGGACCCGCGCTCGCGAAACTCTCCGCGGCGTTTCTGAAGAAACCACCACCGGCGTGCATCGCCTCTACCAGATGGCCCAGGCCGGCCGCCTGAAGTTCCCGGCAATTAACGTGAACGATTCCGTGACCAAGTCCAAGTTCGACAACCTCTACGGCTGCCGCCACTCCCTCATCGACGGCATCAACCGCGCCACCGACGTGATGATGGCAGGCAAGATTGCAGTCGTGTGCGGTTACGGCGACGTGGGTAAGGGCTGCGCCCAGTCCCTGCGCGGTCAGGGCGCCCGCGTGATCATCACCGAAATCGACCCGATTTGCGCACTCCAGGCCGCCATGGAAGGCTACGAAGTCAAAACCCTCGACGAAGTCGTGAGCTACGCCGACATCTTCGTGACCACCACCGGCAACACCGGCATCATCAGCGCCGCGCAGATGGGCAAGATGAAGCACCGCGCCATCGTGGGCAACATCGGCCACTTCGACAACGAAATCGACATGGCCGGCCTCAAGAAGGTTCCGGGCATCAAGAGGAACGAAATCAAGCCGCAGTACGACGAATGGATTTTCCCCGACGGCCACAGCATCCTCGTGCTCGCCGAAGGCCGCCTGCTGAACCTCGGCTGCGCTACCGGCCACCCGAGCTTCGTGATGAGCGCAAGCTTCACGAACCAGACCATCGCCCAGATCGACCTCTGGCTCAATGCCCAGGGCAAGGACACCGTCGCCGGCATCAAGTACGAAAGCGGCGTCGTGTACACGCTCCCGAAGATTCTCGACGAAAAGGTCGCACGCCTCCACCTCGAAAAGCTCGGCGTTCACCTCACGACCCTCACCAAGGCCCAGGCCGACTACATCGGCGTGCCCGTGGAAGGCCCGTACAAGGCTGATCACTATCGTTATTAA
- a CDS encoding M18 family aminopeptidase — protein MNFLDFLNNSVTPYHTVQNLKQLLEPAGAEIKLFERGGALIAVRLPRAASAESRFRIALAHTDYPTLKITPNPDCSAAGVRTLHPEVYGSPILASWLDRDLGYAGLLAYELEGKVQTKLFRGKKLFRIPQLAVHLNRNVNQDGLKVNPQTDLNALWTAVGGKERFAEALSAEIPCGARLLDFDVQLFDAQAAQLGGFEDEWIYSGRLDNLSSCHAIAEAFAKAEPSEKDFQVAAFFNNEEVGSNTREGAAGNFLKSALDEAASLSSLVCSSLASVLSSSLALSIDMAHACHPNFVAKHEPNHAPILGEGIVLKVNVQKRYASDVFSNAQFKLICEQNNIPYQTFVMRNDMPCGSTVGPAVSASLGIPTVDIGEPMLSMHSIREMTAKKDHQGMIALVSAFYL, from the coding sequence ATGAATTTCCTTGATTTTTTGAATAATTCGGTAACGCCCTACCATACGGTCCAGAACTTGAAACAACTTTTGGAACCTGCTGGGGCCGAAATAAAGCTTTTTGAACGTGGCGGTGCGCTGATTGCGGTCCGTTTACCTCGAGCGGCAAGTGCAGAATCCAGGTTCAGGATTGCCCTTGCCCATACGGACTACCCGACATTGAAAATCACCCCCAATCCGGACTGTTCGGCTGCGGGCGTACGGACCCTCCACCCCGAAGTTTACGGCAGTCCCATTCTCGCCAGCTGGCTGGACCGTGACCTAGGTTATGCCGGACTTTTGGCCTACGAACTGGAAGGCAAGGTACAGACAAAGTTGTTCCGTGGAAAAAAGCTGTTCCGCATTCCGCAGCTTGCGGTCCACTTAAACCGAAACGTCAACCAGGACGGCCTGAAGGTGAACCCCCAGACGGACTTGAACGCCCTGTGGACTGCCGTCGGCGGCAAGGAACGCTTTGCAGAGGCCTTGTCTGCTGAGATTCCTTGTGGGGCGCGTCTTCTGGATTTTGACGTGCAGCTCTTCGATGCACAAGCTGCACAGCTAGGCGGCTTTGAAGACGAATGGATTTATTCCGGCAGGCTCGACAACCTTTCTAGCTGCCACGCCATCGCAGAAGCCTTTGCCAAAGCGGAACCTTCGGAGAAGGATTTTCAGGTGGCGGCCTTCTTCAACAACGAAGAGGTGGGTTCCAACACCCGCGAAGGTGCCGCCGGCAATTTCTTGAAAAGTGCGCTGGACGAGGCGGCTTCCCTCTCGTCTCTCGTCTGTAGCTCGCTTGCGAGCGTTCTCTCGTCTAGTTTGGCCCTTTCCATTGACATGGCCCACGCTTGCCACCCGAACTTTGTGGCTAAGCACGAGCCGAACCATGCTCCGATTCTAGGCGAGGGGATTGTCCTCAAGGTCAATGTGCAAAAGCGTTATGCCAGCGATGTGTTCTCTAACGCCCAGTTTAAACTGATTTGCGAACAAAATAACATTCCGTATCAGACATTCGTCATGCGTAACGACATGCCCTGCGGCTCAACAGTGGGCCCTGCCGTTTCGGCAAGCCTAGGGATTCCCACAGTGGACATCGGCGAACCCATGCTCAGCATGCACAGCATCCGCGAGATGACGGCAAAAAAAGACCACCAAGGCATGATTGCCCTGGTGTCTGCATTTTATTTGTAG
- a CDS encoding NAD(P)-dependent oxidoreductase: MSCFLITGGAGFFGSILKKELLAKGHKCVSIDLCPDPDKHENLTSILGDIRDKELVEKIFSENQFDAVFHLAAMLAHDRKRINNLWTSNVDGTEIIADACIRHDVNKLVFTSSNCLWAKNFDDPVTEAEEPNPIEIYGKSKLEGEKILFARKDKLNSVIFRCPTIMDEGRLGLLSILFEFIDENRKLWMVGDGNNRYQFIYAKDLANACELALNYQGTTVFNIGSDNVKTFNEVYSYVIEHGKSKSRLAHFPKWFIIPCMKLASKLGISPLGPYQYKMIASTFVFDTSKIKKELGFQPTKTNEEMLLRAYEFYHQNRKAIEHRTNVSAHNECAKMGVIRLLKWLS; the protein is encoded by the coding sequence ATGTCTTGTTTCCTGATTACCGGTGGCGCCGGATTCTTCGGTTCCATTCTAAAAAAAGAACTCCTTGCAAAGGGTCACAAATGCGTAAGCATCGACCTTTGTCCCGACCCGGACAAGCACGAAAACCTTACTAGCATATTGGGGGACATCCGCGATAAGGAGCTGGTGGAAAAAATCTTCAGCGAAAACCAGTTTGACGCCGTGTTCCACCTAGCCGCTATGCTGGCCCACGACCGCAAGCGCATCAACAACCTTTGGACATCTAACGTGGACGGCACAGAAATTATCGCCGACGCCTGCATCCGCCACGATGTAAACAAACTTGTATTCACATCTTCAAACTGTCTCTGGGCAAAGAACTTCGACGACCCCGTTACCGAGGCCGAAGAGCCGAACCCCATCGAGATTTACGGCAAGTCCAAGTTGGAAGGGGAAAAAATTCTCTTCGCCCGCAAGGATAAGCTAAACTCTGTCATCTTCCGCTGTCCTACCATCATGGACGAAGGCCGACTCGGACTGCTTTCCATCCTCTTTGAATTTATTGACGAAAACCGAAAACTCTGGATGGTAGGCGACGGAAACAACCGTTACCAGTTTATCTACGCGAAGGACTTGGCCAACGCCTGTGAACTCGCCTTGAATTACCAAGGGACCACCGTATTCAACATCGGCTCGGACAACGTGAAGACCTTCAACGAGGTGTACAGCTACGTCATCGAGCATGGCAAGTCAAAATCCAGGCTGGCCCATTTCCCCAAATGGTTTATTATCCCTTGCATGAAGCTCGCCAGCAAGCTCGGCATTTCGCCCCTCGGCCCCTACCAGTACAAGATGATTGCCAGCACCTTCGTTTTTGACACGTCAAAAATCAAGAAAGAACTGGGCTTCCAGCCCACAAAGACCAACGAAGAAATGCTGCTCCGCGCCTATGAATTCTACCACCAAAATCGTAAGGCTATTGAGCACCGCACTAATGTTTCGGCCCACAATGAGTGCGCCAAGATGGGCGTCATCCGGCTGCTGAAATGGCTTTCGTAA
- a CDS encoding GtrA family protein, with the protein MDFENSILGKIKSKIPCRRGIVGQFLRYFVTGGLAFIVDFGAFALALYYFDIHYLISNLIGLAAGNVVNYLLTVRWVFSTEKRKMEKHVFLEVVVFVLISLFGMGLNELLMYVFVGVLHIQEMVSKVGAAIIVLLYNFLARKFILFKSGSKNPNSQGTL; encoded by the coding sequence ATGGATTTCGAAAATTCCATACTCGGAAAGATAAAATCGAAGATTCCCTGCCGAAGGGGTATTGTAGGCCAGTTCTTGCGTTATTTCGTGACTGGCGGACTTGCCTTTATTGTGGATTTTGGGGCTTTTGCGCTTGCCCTCTACTATTTTGACATTCATTACCTGATTTCGAACTTGATTGGTCTTGCGGCGGGGAATGTGGTCAACTACCTCCTGACTGTAAGGTGGGTGTTCAGCACGGAAAAGCGCAAGATGGAAAAGCACGTTTTTCTGGAAGTGGTCGTTTTTGTGCTGATTAGTCTCTTTGGGATGGGACTGAATGAATTACTGATGTATGTCTTCGTCGGGGTGCTCCATATTCAGGAGATGGTATCCAAGGTAGGAGCGGCGATAATCGTACTTCTGTACAATTTCCTAGCAAGGAAGTTTATTCTTTTTAAATCGGGAAGCAAGAATCCTAATTCCCAAGGTACCTTATGA